CACATTTTTCAAAAAAAATATAGGAAAAAACCAATATCTCTTCCCAGCCGCCAATACCGGGATAAAATCGATCGCCTATGATATTTCGACCCGCCTTGACATATCGATTCATAACCAATAAATTGGCCCGAAAATAAATACCATCACCTTAACCGGGATATTGTCATGATTTCGATTAAAAACAAAATCGTTCTGATAACCGGAGCCTCGGCCGGTATCGGTCGCGCCTGCGCCGAAACCTTCGCCCGCGAAGGAGCCCGCCTGATTCTCGCCGCCCGCCGGATCAAAAAACTGGAAACCCTGGCGTTATCTCTTAAAAAGAAATATCAGACCGCCTACCATCTGCTTGAGCTTGATGTCCGCCATCAGCCCGATGTGACTCAGGCTATCGACAACCTTCCGGCCGCCTGGGAAAAAATCGATATCCTGATAAATAATGCCGGCCTGAGTCGCGGGCTGGGAAAAATCCATGAAGCCGAGTTGATTGACTGGGAGGAAATGATCGACACCAACATTAAAGGCTTCCTCTATGTCAGCCGGGCGGTTATCCCCGGCATGGTCCAACGGAAAAAAGGCCAGGTGATAAATATCGGCTCGATTGCCGGGCATGAGGTTTACCCCGGCGGCAATGTTTACTGCGCCACCAAACACGCTGTCGATGCCCTGACCAGAGGGATGCAAATGGATTTAATCGACAGCCAGGTCCGGATCAGTTCCGTCGATCCGGGGATGGTCGAAACCGAATTCA
The Candidatus Zixiibacteriota bacterium DNA segment above includes these coding regions:
- a CDS encoding SDR family NAD(P)-dependent oxidoreductase: MISIKNKIVLITGASAGIGRACAETFAREGARLILAARRIKKLETLALSLKKKYQTAYHLLELDVRHQPDVTQAIDNLPAAWEKIDILINNAGLSRGLGKIHEAELIDWEEMIDTNIKGFLYVSRAVIPGMVQRKKGQVINIGSIAGHEVYPGGNVYCATKHAVDALTRGMQMDLIDSQVRISSVDPGMVETEFSLVRFRGDKERAKKVYTGLKHLTGADVAEAVLFCATRPPHVNINQLRILPTDQASALITNRKA